One stretch of Humidesulfovibrio mexicanus DNA includes these proteins:
- a CDS encoding methyltransferase, protein MTDYVHGYCETEAARLQDQSDALAGLLYGDVLDGSGRYPEGALVLEAGCGTGCQTVRLAAANPHARFLSVDISAASLETAQRAVDARGLRNVELRQADLMRLADDPANAGRFDHAFVCFVLEHLPDPAGALEALRRLIRPGGSMTAIEGDHGSFSCHPETARARRTVECLVTLQARAGGDALIGRRLYPLLSGAGFGQVRVEPRMVYVDGSNPARIEGFSRNTFIAMVRGVRERALEAGLMTPEDWDAGIAEMERAATPEGTFCYTFFRADGVRG, encoded by the coding sequence ATGACCGACTACGTTCACGGCTACTGCGAGACCGAGGCCGCGCGCCTGCAGGACCAGTCCGACGCCCTGGCCGGGCTGCTGTACGGCGATGTGCTGGACGGCTCCGGCCGCTACCCGGAAGGCGCGCTGGTGCTGGAAGCAGGCTGCGGCACCGGCTGCCAGACCGTGCGTCTGGCCGCGGCCAACCCGCACGCCCGCTTCCTCTCCGTCGACATCTCCGCCGCGTCCCTGGAGACCGCGCAGCGGGCCGTGGACGCGCGCGGCCTGCGCAACGTGGAGCTGCGCCAGGCCGACCTCATGCGCCTGGCCGACGACCCGGCCAACGCCGGGCGCTTCGACCACGCCTTCGTGTGCTTTGTGCTGGAGCATCTGCCCGATCCGGCCGGAGCGCTGGAAGCCCTGCGTCGGCTCATCCGGCCCGGCGGCAGCATGACGGCCATCGAGGGCGACCACGGCTCCTTCTCCTGCCACCCGGAAACGGCCCGCGCCCGGCGCACGGTGGAGTGCCTGGTCACGCTCCAGGCCCGGGCCGGGGGCGACGCGCTCATCGGCCGCAGGCTGTACCCATTGCTCTCCGGCGCGGGCTTCGGGCAGGTGCGGGTGGAGCCGCGCATGGTCTATGTGGACGGCAGCAATCCGGCGCGCATAGAAGGGTTTTCGCGCAACACCTTCATCGCCATGGTGCGCGGGGTGCGCGAACGCGCGCTGGAGGCCGGGCTCATGACGCCGGAGGACTGGGACGCGGGCATTGCGGAGATGGAGCGGGCCGCCACTCCGGAAGGGACGTTCTGCTACACGTTCTTCCGGGCGGATGGGGTGCGGGGGTGA
- a CDS encoding AraC family transcriptional regulator: protein MTRRHAPRRDDVRVLRPAHEPGLELMRASFFGQRFARHSHEGFGVGVIETGALGFRYRGEELVAPAGAVNTVNPDEPHDGYGAGGCGAGGHGAPGWTYRMFYFPAAFLARMAEDVAGAPTPLPFLNSGVVRDPELAALLLRAHALHLDHAAAPGQRLGRDSALLAAFARLITRHTYAPPNLPRARPEHHAVARIKERLRERLDEDLPLAELARMACLSPWHLVRVFARHTGLTPHAWLMQQRARAARDLLLRGTPIAEAAARSGFADQSHLTRIMKRLTGLTPGQLRNSVQES, encoded by the coding sequence ATGACCAGGCGGCACGCCCCCAGGCGCGACGATGTTCGCGTGCTGCGCCCGGCGCATGAGCCGGGGCTGGAGCTCATGCGCGCCAGCTTCTTCGGCCAGCGCTTCGCCCGGCACAGCCACGAGGGCTTCGGCGTTGGCGTCATCGAGACCGGGGCGCTGGGCTTCCGCTATCGCGGCGAGGAACTGGTGGCCCCGGCCGGGGCCGTCAACACCGTGAACCCCGACGAGCCCCACGACGGGTACGGCGCGGGAGGATGCGGCGCGGGCGGACATGGCGCGCCGGGCTGGACCTACCGCATGTTCTACTTCCCGGCGGCTTTCCTGGCCCGCATGGCCGAGGACGTGGCGGGCGCTCCCACGCCTCTGCCCTTTCTGAACTCCGGGGTCGTGCGCGACCCGGAACTTGCCGCCCTGCTGCTGCGCGCCCACGCCCTGCACCTGGACCATGCCGCCGCCCCCGGCCAGCGCCTGGGGCGCGACTCGGCCCTGCTCGCCGCCTTCGCCCGGCTCATCACACGGCACACCTACGCGCCCCCGAACCTGCCCCGCGCCCGGCCCGAGCACCATGCCGTGGCCCGAATCAAGGAACGTCTGCGCGAGCGCCTGGACGAAGACCTGCCCCTGGCCGAACTGGCGCGCATGGCCTGCCTGAGCCCCTGGCATCTGGTGCGCGTATTCGCCCGGCACACGGGCCTCACCCCGCACGCCTGGCTCATGCAGCAGCGCGCCCGCGCGGCCCGCGACCTGCTGCTCCGCGGCACGCCCATCGCCGAGGCCGCCGCCCGCAGCGGCTTCGCCGACCAGAGCCACCTTACGCGGATCATGAAGCGCCTGACCGGACTCACGCCGGGCCAACTGCGCAATTCCGTCCAAGAATCATAG
- the rnr gene encoding ribonuclease R — MKPKKNRNPSAPPPPADHKTLLRLLRESRRPLAPDDLLPALGLHRRKKGEVGELLDELVAQGKLIRLGRAYAPMERVNLITGTVQVQRSGVAFLIPDDPRRKDVFLGQDTAGAWHGDKVAAAITRENARKNHEGRVVRIIERGKRVLTVRIMRSAGPGSFLCRPTDPRLDFAILTHGTDPALGLAKGDIALVAPEDQVDAAVWEGVVLSRLGPEDESAVQEALVKTNHGVPTGFPQAALDEAALLPAVPAEADFAGREDLRATPFVTIDGATARDFDDAVFVERKGRGYRLWVAIADVAHYVPLASALDREAYERGNSYYFPASVEPMFPHALSNGLCSLNPDVPRLAVAVRMDMDARGLPGEVRVMNAVIKSHARLTYDLARDLCVDKTPQARAAFAADKGQSGRDVLAMLDLAEGLARQMRQRRLERGSLDFDLPEGEVRFDEAGRPVAFEPRERHFAHQLIEEFMIAANEAVSEYLAAHALPCLYRVHGEPDREKLETLYTLLSRLDGEAAPRRTRAGKFSNEDFTPEAIGRLLASVAGTEREFLVHRMVLRAMKQARYQPDNEGHFGLASESYAHFTSPIRRYADLVVHRLIKHALGHRHMPVPGFKKLAEMGQHLSGRERVSQEAERECNKRYACMVLRGQEGRVLRGVVSSLTDYGFWVELPEVMADGFIRLSTMLDDYYGYLKEREMLLGQRTGRVIRVGQAVKARLMGVHMDRLEIDLELAQDKAQGDAQGSEDGAAPLSRKERRAVEESRRAGRAREKRLAAKSGGTKSGGSRSGKSRRSDNSAAAGAASASRRSSGKARKR; from the coding sequence ATGAAACCGAAGAAGAACAGAAACCCCAGCGCCCCGCCGCCCCCGGCGGACCACAAAACCCTGCTCCGGCTGCTGCGCGAATCCAGGCGGCCCCTGGCTCCGGACGACCTCCTGCCCGCCCTGGGCCTGCACCGCCGCAAAAAGGGCGAAGTGGGCGAACTTTTGGACGAACTGGTGGCCCAAGGCAAGCTCATCCGCCTGGGCCGGGCCTACGCGCCCATGGAGCGCGTGAACCTCATCACCGGCACGGTGCAGGTGCAGCGCTCCGGCGTGGCCTTCCTGATCCCGGACGACCCCAGGCGCAAGGACGTGTTCCTGGGCCAGGACACGGCCGGGGCCTGGCATGGCGACAAGGTTGCCGCGGCCATCACCCGCGAGAACGCCCGCAAGAACCACGAGGGCCGCGTGGTGCGCATCATCGAGCGCGGCAAGCGCGTGCTCACCGTGCGCATCATGCGCTCCGCCGGGCCGGGCAGCTTTTTGTGCCGCCCAACGGATCCGCGCCTGGACTTCGCCATCCTCACCCATGGCACGGACCCTGCCCTGGGCCTCGCCAAGGGCGACATCGCCCTGGTGGCCCCGGAGGACCAGGTGGACGCCGCCGTGTGGGAGGGCGTGGTGCTCTCCCGCCTGGGACCGGAGGACGAATCCGCCGTGCAGGAGGCCCTGGTCAAGACCAACCACGGCGTGCCCACCGGCTTTCCGCAGGCCGCCCTGGACGAGGCCGCCCTGCTGCCCGCGGTCCCGGCCGAGGCCGACTTCGCGGGCCGCGAGGACCTGCGCGCCACCCCCTTCGTCACCATCGACGGGGCCACGGCCCGGGACTTCGACGACGCGGTGTTCGTGGAGCGCAAAGGGCGCGGCTACCGCCTGTGGGTGGCCATCGCCGATGTGGCCCACTACGTGCCCCTTGCCTCGGCCCTGGACCGCGAGGCCTACGAGCGCGGCAATTCCTACTACTTTCCGGCCTCGGTGGAGCCCATGTTCCCCCACGCCCTCTCAAACGGGCTATGCAGCCTGAACCCGGACGTGCCGCGCCTTGCCGTGGCCGTGCGCATGGACATGGACGCGCGCGGCCTGCCCGGCGAGGTGCGCGTGATGAACGCGGTCATCAAGAGCCACGCGCGGCTGACCTATGACCTGGCCCGCGACCTGTGCGTGGACAAGACGCCCCAGGCGCGCGCGGCCTTTGCCGCCGACAAGGGCCAGTCGGGGCGGGATGTTCTGGCCATGCTGGACCTGGCCGAGGGGCTCGCCCGGCAGATGCGCCAGCGCAGGCTGGAGCGCGGCAGCCTGGACTTCGACCTGCCGGAGGGCGAGGTGCGCTTTGACGAGGCCGGGCGGCCCGTGGCCTTCGAGCCCAGGGAGCGGCACTTCGCGCACCAGCTCATCGAGGAGTTCATGATCGCGGCCAACGAGGCGGTGAGCGAATACCTGGCCGCCCACGCCCTGCCCTGCCTGTACCGCGTGCACGGCGAGCCCGACCGCGAGAAGCTGGAGACCCTGTACACCCTGCTCTCCCGCCTGGATGGCGAGGCCGCGCCCCGGCGCACGCGCGCGGGCAAGTTCTCCAACGAGGACTTCACGCCCGAAGCCATCGGGCGGCTGCTGGCCTCTGTTGCGGGCACGGAGCGCGAATTCCTGGTGCACCGCATGGTGCTGCGCGCCATGAAGCAGGCGCGCTACCAGCCGGACAACGAGGGGCACTTCGGCCTGGCCAGCGAATCTTACGCGCACTTCACCTCGCCCATTCGCCGCTACGCGGACCTGGTGGTGCACCGGCTCATCAAGCACGCTTTGGGCCACCGGCACATGCCCGTGCCGGGCTTCAAGAAGCTCGCGGAGATGGGCCAGCACCTCTCCGGGCGCGAGCGCGTGAGCCAGGAGGCCGAGCGCGAGTGCAACAAGCGCTACGCCTGCATGGTGCTGCGCGGGCAGGAGGGCCGCGTGCTGCGCGGCGTGGTCAGCTCGCTTACGGACTACGGCTTCTGGGTGGAGTTGCCCGAGGTCATGGCCGATGGCTTCATCCGCCTGTCCACCATGTTGGACGACTACTACGGCTACCTCAAGGAGCGCGAGATGCTCCTGGGCCAGCGCACGGGCCGGGTCATCCGGGTGGGCCAGGCGGTCAAGGCCAGGCTCATGGGCGTGCACATGGACCGGCTGGAAATCGATCTGGAGCTGGCCCAGGACAAGGCCCAGGGCGACGCCCAGGGCTCGGAGGACGGGGCCGCCCCGCTCTCGCGCAAGGAGCGCCGGGCCGTGGAGGAATCGCGCCGGGCCGGGCGAGCGCGGGAAAAACGCCTGGCCGCCAAATCCGGCGGGACGAAATCAGGCGGTTCCCGATCCGGAAAGTCAAGGCGTTCGGACAACTCCGCCGCAGCCGGAGCGGCGTCCGCGTCCAGGCGGAGTTCGGGCAAGGCCCGGAAACGCTAG
- the lpxK gene encoding tetraacyldisaccharide 4'-kinase: MDISELQRRLAPALIPFGVLYAQAMRLRRRAFESGRLHQWRPNCPVVSVGNIGWGGSGKTPMCGHILRLATARGERAVVLTRGYGAKPHRLPLFVTPTENPTSCGDEPLLLARSHPDARVVVDPVRRRSGPWAYERFDPDFVLLDDGFQHLPVARDLDLVLLTPHDLGQGWDRVCPAGTWREGASALSRAGAFCVKVGPSCTLNGETGGDDIAAAIRRRLAPLGRPVYTFFLRPGGLKRLDGKARAADLGGERYVLATGIADPAQAAATAQALLGSPPALLIPFADHHAFTAKDVTDILAKAAGAQVLVTAKDAVKLSRLSEAGAFWALRTKLEWGPAHGAPQPFDQWFTAELDALAERYRPLAASEHL; the protein is encoded by the coding sequence ATGGACATCTCCGAACTGCAACGCCGCCTCGCACCAGCCCTCATTCCCTTTGGCGTGCTCTACGCCCAGGCCATGCGCCTGCGCCGCCGGGCCTTCGAGTCCGGCCGCCTGCACCAGTGGCGTCCCAACTGCCCGGTGGTCAGCGTGGGCAACATCGGCTGGGGCGGCAGCGGCAAAACTCCCATGTGCGGGCACATCCTGCGGCTGGCCACCGCCCGCGGGGAGCGCGCCGTGGTGCTGACGCGCGGGTACGGGGCCAAGCCCCACCGCCTGCCGCTCTTCGTCACCCCCACGGAAAACCCGACCAGCTGCGGCGACGAGCCTTTGCTGCTGGCCCGCAGCCACCCGGACGCCCGCGTGGTGGTGGATCCCGTGCGCAGGCGTTCCGGCCCCTGGGCTTACGAGCGCTTCGACCCGGATTTCGTGCTCCTGGACGACGGCTTCCAGCATCTGCCCGTGGCCCGCGACCTGGACCTTGTGCTCCTGACGCCCCACGACCTGGGCCAGGGTTGGGACCGCGTGTGCCCGGCCGGAACCTGGCGCGAGGGGGCAAGCGCCCTTTCCCGCGCAGGGGCCTTCTGCGTCAAGGTCGGGCCATCCTGCACTCTAAACGGCGAAACAGGCGGCGACGACATTGCGGCGGCCATCCGCCGCAGGCTCGCGCCCCTTGGGCGGCCCGTGTACACCTTTTTCCTCCGGCCCGGCGGGCTCAAGCGGCTGGACGGCAAGGCCCGCGCGGCGGACCTGGGCGGCGAGCGCTACGTGCTGGCCACCGGCATCGCCGATCCGGCCCAGGCCGCGGCTACGGCCCAGGCCCTGCTGGGAAGCCCCCCGGCGCTGCTTATCCCCTTCGCCGACCACCATGCCTTCACGGCCAAGGACGTGACGGACATTTTGGCCAAGGCGGCGGGCGCACAGGTGCTGGTCACGGCCAAGGACGCCGTGAAGCTGTCCCGCCTGTCCGAGGCAGGGGCATTCTGGGCCCTGCGCACAAAGCTCGAATGGGGTCCGGCGCACGGCGCCCCGCAGCCCTTCGACCAGTGGTTCACGGCCGAACTCGATGCCCTGGCGGAGCGCTACCGTCCGCTGGCCGCCAGTGAGCACCTCTAG
- a CDS encoding Bax inhibitor-1/YccA family protein — MAQYPSYPGARTVGRAETVNAFMRGVYGWMSLGLMLTAGVAWFTAASPLGLTIMQSPVLLIGLVIAQFGLVIALSAAIHKLSGSAASLMFAGYSALTGLTLSSIFYVYSGASIFQAFVVTAGMFGATSVYGMVTKRDLTGMGSFMFMGLIGIVIASLVNMFLQSSAMSFGISVIGVIVFTGLAAYDTQKLKYMGETMPLDDGTAVRRGTILGALTLYLDFLNLFLMLLRLFGSSRD; from the coding sequence ATGGCTCAATATCCCAGCTATCCCGGCGCCCGCACCGTGGGCCGCGCCGAAACCGTCAACGCCTTCATGCGCGGCGTGTACGGCTGGATGTCCCTCGGCCTCATGCTCACCGCGGGGGTGGCCTGGTTCACCGCCGCCAGCCCCCTGGGCCTGACCATCATGCAGAGCCCGGTGCTGCTCATCGGGCTGGTCATCGCCCAGTTCGGACTGGTCATCGCCCTGTCCGCAGCCATCCACAAACTCTCGGGCTCCGCGGCCAGCCTCATGTTCGCAGGCTACAGCGCGCTTACCGGGCTCACCCTGTCGTCCATCTTCTACGTGTACAGCGGGGCCAGCATCTTCCAGGCCTTCGTGGTCACGGCGGGCATGTTCGGCGCCACCAGCGTATATGGCATGGTCACCAAGCGCGACCTCACCGGCATGGGCAGCTTCATGTTCATGGGCCTCATCGGCATCGTCATCGCCTCGCTGGTGAACATGTTCCTGCAAAGCTCGGCCATGAGCTTCGGCATCTCGGTCATCGGCGTCATCGTGTTCACGGGCCTGGCCGCCTACGACACCCAGAAGCTCAAGTACATGGGCGAGACCATGCCGCTGGACGACGGCACCGCCGTGCGCCGGGGCACCATCCTGGGCGCGCTGACGCTGTATCTGGACTTCCTGAACCTCTTCCTGATGCTGCTGCGCCTCTTCGGCTCCAGCCGCGACTAG
- a CDS encoding type II toxin-antitoxin system PemK/MazF family toxin, with protein MAIHRGEIYEVDLSGAVGNEKANGKLGSRPCVIVQNDVGNAKSPLTIVVPLTDAAQYKKLPVQVLVTTSDGVLKDSVVECGHIRTVDVAKRVGKLLGKLSTTAMKSVDKALKVSLALS; from the coding sequence ATGGCAATCCACCGTGGCGAAATCTATGAAGTCGACCTTTCCGGAGCCGTGGGAAACGAAAAGGCGAACGGGAAACTCGGCTCGCGGCCCTGCGTCATCGTCCAGAACGACGTCGGCAACGCGAAATCCCCCCTGACCATCGTGGTCCCCCTCACGGATGCGGCGCAGTACAAGAAGCTGCCCGTCCAGGTGCTGGTGACCACAAGCGACGGCGTGCTCAAGGACAGCGTGGTGGAATGCGGGCACATCCGCACCGTCGATGTCGCGAAACGCGTGGGCAAGCTGCTGGGGAAGCTTTCCACCACCGCCATGAAGTCCGTGGACAAGGCTCTCAAAGTCTCATTGGCACTGTCCTAG
- a CDS encoding pyridoxal phosphate-dependent aminotransferase, translating into MQILSSQVKSYMDRSSWIRRMFEAGIELKKQYGEDQVCDFSLGNPDLPPPACIGQGLRDIADEAGQPFAFGYMPNFGYPHVREALAKEVSREQGQDVPAECLVITCGAAGAINAFYRAVIEPGDEVLCPSPYFVEYGFYVENHGGTLKTAPAKPGTFDLDVAALEAAITDKTRVLLINSPNNPTGVIYPRETLKELAAMLERKNQGRQRPIFLLADEPYRFLAFDGAEVPSLLPLYPYTVVVSSFSKNLSLAGARVGYALVNPAMPGHAELVAGIILANRILGFVNAPALAQKLLAKALGSQVDAAIYARRRDAMKRVLDAAGYAYPMPRGAFYFFPQAPGGDDVAFVSLLVEERILAVPGKGFGCPGHFRLAFCVDEAVIERSADGFKRAMEKAKASK; encoded by the coding sequence ATGCAGATCCTTTCATCCCAGGTTAAATCCTACATGGACCGCTCGTCGTGGATCCGCCGCATGTTCGAGGCGGGCATCGAGCTCAAAAAACAGTATGGCGAGGACCAGGTGTGCGACTTCAGCCTGGGCAACCCGGATTTGCCGCCCCCCGCCTGCATCGGCCAAGGCCTGCGCGACATCGCCGACGAGGCCGGCCAGCCCTTCGCCTTCGGCTACATGCCCAACTTCGGCTACCCCCACGTGCGCGAGGCCCTGGCCAAGGAAGTCTCTCGCGAGCAGGGCCAGGACGTGCCCGCCGAGTGCCTCGTCATCACCTGCGGCGCGGCCGGGGCCATCAACGCCTTCTACCGCGCGGTCATCGAGCCCGGCGACGAGGTGCTGTGTCCCTCGCCCTACTTCGTGGAGTACGGTTTCTACGTGGAGAACCACGGCGGCACGCTCAAGACCGCGCCAGCCAAGCCCGGAACCTTCGACCTGGACGTGGCCGCGCTGGAGGCCGCCATCACCGACAAGACCCGCGTGCTGCTCATCAACTCGCCCAACAACCCCACGGGCGTCATCTACCCGCGCGAGACCTTGAAGGAACTGGCCGCCATGCTGGAACGCAAGAACCAGGGCCGCCAGCGCCCCATCTTCCTGCTGGCGGACGAGCCGTACCGCTTTCTGGCCTTTGACGGGGCCGAGGTGCCCTCGCTTCTGCCCCTGTACCCGTACACGGTGGTGGTGAGCTCCTTCTCCAAAAATCTGTCGCTGGCGGGCGCGCGCGTGGGCTACGCCCTGGTGAACCCGGCTATGCCGGGCCATGCGGAACTGGTGGCGGGCATCATTCTGGCCAACCGCATCCTGGGTTTCGTCAACGCTCCGGCCCTGGCCCAGAAGCTGCTCGCCAAGGCCTTGGGCTCCCAGGTGGATGCCGCCATCTACGCCCGCAGGCGCGATGCCATGAAGCGCGTGCTGGACGCGGCCGGGTATGCCTACCCCATGCCGCGCGGGGCGTTCTACTTCTTCCCCCAGGCTCCCGGCGGCGATGACGTGGCCTTCGTGAGTCTGCTGGTGGAGGAGCGCATTCTGGCCGTGCCGGGCAAGGGCTTCGGCTGCCCCGGGCACTTCCGCCTGGCCTTCTGCGTGGACGAGGCTGTCATCGAACGCTCGGCGGACGGCTTCAAGCGCGCTATGGAAAAGGCCAAAGCGTCCAAGTAG
- a CDS encoding FAD-dependent oxidoreductase: MAQHVVVIGAVALGPKAAARFKRLEPDSRVTLVDRDALFSYGGCGIPFYVSGEVPDVDALRKTAFHMVRDEEFFRKTKGVDVRARTEAVAIDRAAKTVTLRHLPSKAEEVLPYDKLVLGTGSSPIVLPIPGANLPGVFTVNNLGAAQSIRELAASGKVGSAVVVGAGFIGLEMAVSLSDLWGIQTTVIEFRDQLLPGVSGPNIARMAMHHMREKGVEFRLAEQVQGFEAGADGRVARVVTNAGAVDADLVIMAVGVRPNDELARACGLDVHERGGIIVDKTMRTSDPDIFAGGDCVVLEHAVSKGATYLPMGSMANRQGRVIGTNLAGGHATFPPVVGSWCVKLFDLAAAGAGLTLAAAQNAGFDALCVHAGLVDRAHFYPEKGLMSLDLVVERGSGRVLGMQGLAVNGDALVGKVDVVAALLPSAPTAFDLGNVEMAYSPPFSAALDILNVLGNAADNILTGRNAGIHVDEFAALLHDGTDRIVLDCREAKGTEALVEKYPGIWINIPQGDLAEHLGALPRDKQIVLICSTGARSYEAFITLAHNGFENIVSVEGGITAVTAAGLDV; encoded by the coding sequence ATGGCCCAGCATGTCGTCGTCATCGGCGCGGTGGCCCTTGGCCCAAAGGCCGCCGCGCGTTTCAAACGTCTGGAGCCCGACAGCCGCGTCACCCTGGTGGACCGCGACGCCCTCTTCTCCTACGGAGGGTGCGGCATTCCGTTTTATGTTTCCGGCGAGGTGCCCGATGTGGACGCGCTGCGCAAAACCGCCTTCCACATGGTCCGCGACGAAGAGTTCTTCCGCAAGACCAAGGGGGTGGACGTACGCGCGCGGACCGAGGCCGTAGCCATCGACCGCGCGGCAAAAACCGTGACCCTGCGCCACCTGCCCAGCAAAGCCGAAGAGGTGCTCCCCTACGACAAGCTGGTTCTGGGCACGGGCAGCAGCCCCATCGTCCTGCCCATTCCCGGCGCAAATCTGCCCGGCGTGTTCACCGTCAACAACCTGGGCGCCGCCCAAAGCATCCGCGAACTGGCCGCCTCCGGCAAGGTGGGCAGCGCGGTGGTGGTGGGCGCGGGCTTCATCGGCCTGGAAATGGCCGTGTCCCTTTCCGACCTCTGGGGCATCCAGACCACGGTCATCGAGTTCCGCGACCAACTGCTGCCCGGGGTCAGCGGCCCCAACATCGCGCGCATGGCCATGCACCACATGCGCGAAAAAGGCGTCGAATTCCGCCTGGCCGAACAGGTGCAAGGCTTTGAGGCCGGGGCAGACGGCCGCGTGGCGCGCGTGGTCACCAACGCGGGCGCCGTGGACGCCGACCTCGTCATCATGGCCGTGGGCGTGCGCCCCAACGACGAGCTCGCCCGCGCCTGCGGCCTGGACGTGCACGAACGCGGCGGCATCATCGTGGACAAGACCATGCGCACCTCCGATCCGGACATCTTCGCCGGAGGCGACTGCGTGGTGCTTGAACACGCGGTCTCCAAGGGCGCCACCTACCTGCCCATGGGCTCCATGGCCAACCGGCAGGGCCGCGTCATCGGCACCAACCTGGCGGGCGGCCACGCCACCTTCCCGCCCGTCGTCGGCTCCTGGTGCGTCAAGCTTTTCGACCTGGCGGCCGCAGGCGCGGGCCTTACCCTCGCCGCAGCCCAAAACGCCGGCTTCGACGCCCTTTGCGTCCACGCCGGGCTGGTGGACCGCGCGCACTTCTACCCCGAAAAAGGGCTTATGAGCCTGGACCTGGTGGTGGAGCGCGGCAGCGGCCGCGTGCTGGGAATGCAGGGGCTGGCCGTCAACGGCGACGCGCTGGTGGGCAAGGTGGACGTGGTGGCCGCGCTGCTGCCCTCCGCGCCCACGGCCTTCGACCTGGGCAACGTGGAGATGGCCTACTCGCCGCCCTTCTCCGCCGCGCTGGACATCCTGAACGTGCTGGGCAACGCCGCCGACAACATCCTCACCGGCCGGAACGCGGGCATCCACGTGGACGAATTCGCGGCCCTGCTGCACGACGGCACGGACCGCATCGTCTTGGACTGCCGCGAGGCCAAGGGCACCGAAGCCCTGGTGGAGAAGTACCCCGGCATATGGATCAACATCCCGCAGGGCGACCTGGCGGAACACCTGGGCGCATTGCCCCGCGACAAGCAGATCGTCCTCATCTGCAGCACCGGCGCGCGCTCCTACGAGGCCTTCATCACCCTGGCGCACAACGGCTTCGAGAACATCGTCAGCGTCGAAGGCGGCATAACCGCCGTCACCGCTGCGGGCTTGGACGTGTAG
- a CDS encoding DUF5320 family protein, with protein MPNRDGTGPMGQGARTGRGLGPCGGGMGYGRQDQGQGNGPGQGYGPGQGFAPGQGYGPGYGAGQGFGRGRGGRGRGACSWRWR; from the coding sequence ATGCCGAACAGAGACGGCACCGGCCCCATGGGCCAAGGAGCACGGACAGGCAGAGGGCTCGGCCCCTGCGGGGGTGGAATGGGCTACGGACGCCAGGACCAGGGCCAGGGCAACGGTCCGGGCCAGGGCTACGGTCCAGGCCAGGGATTCGCTCCGGGTCAAGGCTACGGGCCGGGGTACGGCGCGGGCCAGGGCTTCGGAAGGGGACGCGGCGGACGCGGCCGGGGAGCCTGCAGCTGGCGTTGGCGCTAG